The Kwoniella newhampshirensis strain CBS 13917 chromosome 2, whole genome shotgun sequence DNA segment GTTCCCGATCCTCCTCAACGAGATCATCTACCGCAATCTTGACGATTGGTAAGAGCGgactttcctcttccgatgACTCGATACCATTCAGGGCTAGACCGgcgagagattgagaatCGTCTTCGGCAGGTATGAACCATAGTTTTGTCTCATCGGCACTGTAACAGATACAAAGCTCTTCGTCGGCTTCGACACGACGTGAGGTGATGAACCggatggaagaggcggCAGTGTTTCGGATAAAATTGACATTGGGCCGAGAAGAATGATTGAACAGGGATGCTAGCAGGACAAGGAGTTGTGGTCTTTCAGCGCAATTCTCGACGTCTCTCCCACGCACCACCAACGTCGTCTGCTTTCCTCAGGCATCTCGCGTGCCACTTCCTTTGGGATTACCCCGCTCGTCACGGATCGAACTCGACGTGGCAAAGGATCACTCACCTAATCCCAATCCAAGAGCCATCCCACCATTAGACCAACAGAATCCATAACTTCCCAGAACCGTATCATTCATTCCTCCGCTTTCCCATTCTTCTTTACTCAGAAGCAACACCGGTGCCTCTTCCAAAAGCGTTCCAGCAGGTATGGGATGCGGTGCGAAGACTCCTCGACCACGAGTCGGATgcgagaggagatgcaGACCTAGAGGGTTGATTCCTTCTAAAGGTCGATCAGATTCAGAGTCGGATCCAGGCATCTCGTACTCTTCTCGGTCGCCATTTGTGCTTGATGAAGGTTGTCCATTTTCTTCGGGGTTGTCGTAACGTCCATTCCTAATCTTGCTCAACGATTCCCTcccagatccagatccagtCTCATTCTGTCcacctccccttcctccattCTCATTTCCACTACCACCCCGAAGCTCTCCAGCTTCAGAGACGAGTTCACCGAATGGGGAGGTGGTCgtactactactactactacttTGTCGGATAGATGTAGAGCTCGCATCATGGTCAGGTTGCATTAACTTTTCGTCGCtggaaagaaaagaagaagaggataaGAACTGGGTCGATGCGAAGACGTTGCACCGAGGCGAGGGTGTGAGGTGTGTCGGTGTGTATGGTAGAGACtgaggggaaaggagatgTGGAGATTGAGATTGAAATTTTAGATCAACGAGATAGGGATGATCAGAGGAtcgattgattgattgaaaTTGCTCGAAAACTCTCCGAGAGGTGAAAAGTGGCACTTGTTGGGTGGCGCCCGATAGATCGATGGGCACTGACTGTCCTTGCAcgtccacctcatccaTGTGTCAATCTTAGACCCAGCCGCCTCCCGGGGATTGCAGCAAGCGACCAGCTATACTGGGAGCAGGAAGCAAAACGTTTCTTGCCTCTCAAAGGGGGTCTTGGCTGCGTCAGCGAGTCATCTTCGGTGCAGCAACGACGGGAACAAACGATCTCTGCCGGTTGTCCAATCGATCGATTTGACTCATCGGTCACAACAatctgatctcctcctgGTTCGTTGATGGGCGGACTAACGGTCCTTCCCTGTGATGTGTCGCTAACGTCCAAAGGACTCCTTCAGTCCATAAAAGTTCCGAAAGGGGAACCCCTTTTGTGCAGCGCCGATCGGCCGCTTATTTCTGTTGTCAAGGAATTGGAGGTAAATCGTCAACCGGGAGGAGCGAATTCCGAAGATACGCTGTGACGAGGAAAGACGGCTTCCGCGCAATGCCTCTCAACTTGCACACCACATGCTTGCAAACAACGTTCGTCTCCACTTGTTGctatctcctcttccctctttccGCATGCAtttcattcattcatccATATTACCGCGACGACGACGCCCTCACTCTACACCCGCTTCTCCGAGATGTCACGTCAGCCCCGTTCCCACTCACAGAGTCTTGGACGTGTCCAAACCTTCCAGGATCTGTGGAAATGATATGCAGCGGGCGAAGCGCCTTCACTGGACAAAAAGCATCTGAAGGTATGTCCTCTTTCTTGACTCTGAATACTTCATCAATACTTATGACATCATCTAGGTGGTGAACCAACTCAAAGACGACAAGCTCAATGGTCTCTCCTTATCAGAGACAGCTGAGAGGACTGAAGAAGCGGCATGTGCAATTGTCCCTGCAGAGATGCTCAAAGCAGCTTCATTGACCTCTTTCATCCACAGTGTCAACAAATATCTGAGACCCTGTCACACACTTTCAACATTGAGATCTCATCCAGGCAGTCTATCAGTCTCGTCCGACGACAAACGTCAATACGTCTCAAGCGATGGATGGGAGGGACGAGATCAGCAGCTCAGAGGAGAGCAGTCAGACGTAATATAAGCGAGAACAGTTTTCTGGGATTGTGCTGAAATGATGTAGAATTATACAtattctcttcttcccagGTAAATCACATTGCATGTGTGGAAACTATTCACTAGTGGTAACGAGGCTTAGAGGATCCCTTCTGACGTATACCTACTCGTTCTGCCTCGCTCATGGGTGTCGCCATTGACCGAAATAAGTGCTAATCGATCTCACATCAGCACGGGTCCGACCCTACCTGTCACACTCGGACACTCACTCAAATACAGCCATGATGGTCCATTTCCTGTTCTCCGCTTCGGGGAAAGCCAGACTCCTGGGACCGTAAAAaacctcgtcgtccacttcctcctgtttccTAGGCAGACAATGCAAAAACTTCCAGTCTTTCTTTGCTCCTGCATCTTCTACCATTTTGTTGGTTATCTGATATCCTGCAAAAGCCTTGAGTCGGTCGGCCTTTTCAGTCTCTTGACCCATCGAGATCCAGGTGTCGGTGACCACCACGTCGGCTCCTTGCAATGCTTCTGATGGAGagttggtgagtgtgaccAGCTTTTCGGTACCAGCTTCGATGCTATATATGCCACCGAATGGTCAGTTAGAGAGGCATGCTTTTGAAGCACAGTCATCACTTACACCTTCGCCCAAACACGTTTGTCCACCTCATCATATCCTTTCGGAGCAGCGATGCTGAAATGCATACCCAACCGAGGAAGAGTGACGAGCAGTTCGTTGGTGATGTTGTTCGTATCTCCGACCCAGGCAACTTTCTTGCCTTTGAGTGACTTGAGAGGGTCGACGGAGGATTGGAAGTATTTCAATATGGAAGTATGGGAGCCCTCGTCGTTTTGAGGGTTCGGAGGGGTAGGTGCTGGGTCATAAGTCTCGTGAAGGGTCAATAAGTCGGCAAGAATCTGGGTGGGATGATAGAGGTCTGAAAGAGCGTTGATGACGGGGACAGGGGAGTATTTGGCCAGTTCCTGTCAGTGGTCGTGAGCTTCAGTTCTGAGTATTTCACAGCAGTAGTACAGAAGCTCACCTCAATCTCGTGATGTCCTCCGACTCGAGCCATAACACCGTCAACCATACTGCCCACCACCCTGGAAGTATCTTGGAGGGTCTCATTGACGCCCATCTGGATATCGTCCCTGCCCAAGAACATGGGATGTCCACCCAGGGCCGCAACCGAGCTCTCACTCGCGACTCGAGTTCGAGTGCTTCGCTTGCTGAACAGCAACGCGATGGTTCGACGACCGAGGCTCGTTCGCAGTGCTTTGGGAGTCATATTCTTGCAGACGTATTTGAATGCGGCGGCAGactggaggagggaagcgATCTGAGCGGGGGAGAGATCCGCCaaggtgatgagatggggTGGAGGACCGTTTCGCCTGGAACTGTGACCGGCAACGACGGAGGGATCATTGCTTCGAGGTGAAGCTCGACGAATGACCGTTCGAGCTGCGGCGTATGCGGGCCGAGTGGATAACATGATGGGTGCAGGGTAGCTTTTTgccgacgacgagaaggaggggatcGGGTCAGAGGTCAGGTCGTGACGATGTTGTATAGCTTGATTGAGAAGTGAATTCATTGACTGTTCAAAAGTCGACTCCATAAAAAAACAGTCGAGTGGTTGGTGAGGGCACGGTGCGGACCCATGAAAATGATAACCCACCACCAGCGAAGTATTTACACGTCATCTCAATCATTCGAGCGGAACGCTTTCTTCAATTGATTTCGATGGTCACATATGTCCTCAGCAACAACCACCTTTGTCAAAGCAATCAcactcatcttccagcacacacacacacactctcACATCGCTGCGATCGTCAATtaccaccatcatcatgctCTTCTCACGAACTCGTTCCAtcgcatcttcatcaaTAAGATATCTCTCCACTGCggcagcttcttcttcgtccgcCTCTTCCGTCCCTTCCGCCCCTTCATCCACAGCGACACCGACACACCACCTGATCACGCTCATCCGATCTCCTATAGGTCTCACATCCGACTCGAGACGCACGCTCGAAGCTCTCGGTCTCTTCAGACTACGTCAATCCGTCCTGCATCCATATGGCGAGACTACCGCGGGAAGAATATTGAGAGTTAAGGAACTGGTTCATGTTTCGAATGTCACCAAGCGGGAAGGAGCGTTGTTAGCGAGGAGAAAAAGATCGGAGGGTAGCGGAGTGGAGACTTCAGGCAGGGTGTATGGGGGTGGGAAAGGCTTGGTTGCCGCAGATCGAATATGAGGTACGTCGGGACGTAGACCACAAAGATCAACGATCTGACAAAGTTTGGTGATGCGTTCGCAGCGCGTCACAGGAAATAACGCTTGTATACTTCCAAATCATACCAGAGCATAACTTGCCAGGTATCCATGCATTATGTCCACGTTCTCATCGGTCTGCCCATTGTTCAACTTCTACTTCACAACTGGTACCACATAATGGAAACAAGAAAAATTCCATGACGCAACAGCACCAAACCTATGCTGTCAGGAGTCTTCGTAGACCCTTTCGAAAGCCACATCAAGACCGAGATCCTATCGTTGGGCAAAGATTCACTTTCAGCTCACCCCCCAAGACCTGCTCTATCACCTCTGTGCGGATCCAAGCTCATTCTCAAGATCTCGACAACTTCGCTCCAAGACCTGAGCTCGGGTTTCCAATGCCCCGAGGCTGAAGGAGTCCAATCCATCTGACACACCGTCATCTGGATTCTCGCCGTCACGAGGCATGTGACGCATAAGATCGATGAACTTTGTCACGGCACGTCCGTCCTCCCAGACGACGAACAGCGAAGATCCAACAAAAGTCTCGTCGACGTTCCTGAGAGTTGAGCTCAGTCTGCTCACATCCTGTTGGATTCTTCGAATAGATTGCAACGTGTTCCGTTCTCGGTCCAGTTTTTCATTGCCGGACAGCTGGTCCAAGTAAGATCTATCTATATCGTTCAAAGATCTACCCGTAAAGTTCTCAGCGGGTAGAAGACCGTCGTTGACACTTGGGAAAAGGGTGATCATTGCGTCGTCGATATTCTCGGCAGTAACATTCTCACCATATTCCGTTGTCCAGTGGACGTTCCTGCCACCGTGCACGGTCTATTCCGAAAGAGGTCAGAACAGATCGTGTTTCGAAGACCTGATGATGAGGGGGCGGTGTATACTCACACATCCTCCCACAAGTCTGAACCCCAGGGAATGTGTCGTCGTGCGCTTTCCCAGTTCTTCTtgccttctcttcttcaggGCACTGCTTGAAGGATGCGAAGCGGTGGTTCCGAGCTTGATGTCGGCGTAAGATGGGTTGCTCATCCCTTGACGTGTGTCCTGAAGCACGATCACCTGCATGAATTCGGTAGGGGATCAGCCAAGCGATTCTGCTACCAATCACACGTTCTGAGCTGTTAGTATCGTTGTCAGACTCTGGAGATCACATACTTTGTCCTTCCTTCTGTCCTTCTGGTATTCGGGTCGCGATCCCCAATACGATAACGGCCTGTATCTGTCAGTACCGCCAGAATCCGATCCCGTCTCCGACTCGACTGTACAAGGTACAGTGGAGCTGATATCGGATCGTGAGAAGTGTCCGGCATATCTGGGGATGTGCGATCGGAGTGAGGAGAGCGGATCATCGTCACGGTAAATACGATTGTAAATCTTcgtttcctcttcttcggtcatctgaaagaaggaaaagtAAAACCAACAAAAAGGTTTTGTGCGTAACAGGTCGTAAGCGAGTGAATGAACGACATTGATCGGCTATCTTCGGCGGCTCCGCCTCCATGCAACCATAGTCTTCAATACACCctcgaactcaccttgaacaCCTGAGACCCATCTTTCGTCTCAGACATCGTGTTGGCATGTCCGCCGGCCTGTTTCGTCAGGGGACAAACTTGCACGTGCTCGAATACAGAGTAGTCTGAAGTGGGTGCATGTGAGCCTGTGGAGGAGGTACTGGGAACAGAAGTCATGCTGATGTCAGGAAGATCGACTTTCAGGGGAATGATACAGGAGGGGTAGGAATCTGCGTCACGCGGCACGAATTGAGGAGCAGTGATCAGAAGTGGATGGCgaggtgagcgagaggTGACAGTACACTCCTCAAGGTCTCAGTTGTCAGCAGTCTGCGAAGAAATGGAGTTGTGCCaatgatgagaagagggagcaCGTCAAGGGCTTGTACGTGTGTATACCGGTAACAGGTAGACACAGAGGCAAGCTTGTCAAAGCCCCAGTGGACTCTGTTCGACCACTGCAGCCAGTCCCCACACGCCAAGGTGCTCTGATTCAGAAGCCGCATGATGACCTTTGACAGAACGTTTCGGTTCTTCTGCAATCTCAATGAAAGGACGGGACCTTGGCATGAAACGTTGTATCTGCGAACGGGACTCGCAGATAGACCGATTGCCACAATGATGATATCGCCGATATCCCCGGGTCCCACTGTGGGGAGTGCTGCAGAGTGGCGCGAGTTGTGGTCCCAATTCCAACTTGAACTCGGTGTCCGGCTGCATCCGTTGCGGTCCATGGTGGTGGGCAGGGCATCgtgcatcatcatcagcttaTCACATGATGACTCACAACAAGGTCATCACATCAATCTCCTCactttcaccttcttcacttgACCATCACTCTTTGCAGAACAAGATCGAGTAGACGACAAGACGATATGGCAGGACCTCATTACGATTTGTGCGTCTCACGTCTCCCTTCTGACCCCCCTCGCATCCCTGCTGCGCGAGAtactcctcctcgacgtgggatgggaagggATGCCGACGCGTATAGAATCAGACTGGCGCATCACATTCGACTTGGTCTGCTTGCATGATCGGGACGACCATTGCTGACTACCCTCCCCACGATAGCTTGATCAAACTACTCCTCATCGGTGATTCCGGTACGTGCATCTTCCCCCGCCCATAATGACTGTGGAGCTTATGTTTGTGTCTCTTCGCAATGGGTCAGGTGTCGGCAAATCATGTCTCCTCCTTAGATTCTGTGACGACTCATGGACACCCTCGTTCATCACCACCATTGGTGAGTACGCGTTCTCGACCAGACGCGCTTGTCGATATCGATACGATCCGGATGGGCGGAGAACATACGTGTTGATGTGGTTTGACTGGATCAGGTATCGATTTCAAGATCAGGACTATCGAACTTGACGGGAAACGAATCAAGCTTCAGATCGTGGGTCTCCTCATGCCTCTGTCTACCGAGGTAGCGTAACTGACCCATCTACCTATCTCGCCGCAGTGGGACACAGCTGGTATGTTGAAAGATATGAATGAGACGTAACGAAGCGCGACAATGATCCAGCTAACCTTATTTTTGTAACACTCTACAGGTCAAGAACGTTTCCGAACTATCACCACTGCGTACTACAGAGGTGCTATGGGTATTCTGTTGGTCTACGACGTCACAGACGAGAAATCGTTCAACAGTGAGTTCAACGTAGCATATCATCGCAGCAGCCCCATGCACGCACGCACGCACGGGCGGCCGACCGCTCACTCAGCGGGAGCTGCACCTGATGCCCTACTTGATTCTGCGTGAGCGAGCACCGACGTTGATCTTGAATTTAACACCCCAGACATCCGGACTTGGCATGCGAACATCGAACAACACGCCTCACCCGGTGTCAACAAGATCCTTATCGGTAACAAATGCGATTGGGACGAGAAACGAGTCGTCACTCTCGACCAAGGACGTGCTCTTGCGGACGAGTTTGGGTTAAGATTCCTGGAGACTAGTGCGAAGGCCAACGAGGGCGTCGAAGAGGCTTTCTTCACTCTTGCCAGGTGCGTTCACCTTTCCACCCACATCATCTGCGTCTTCATTTTTCCCACGTCCCTTTGACGCGGAAAGGCGTGACTCGGCCATGCAGGATCTCGCTGACCTTTGACCGACTTCGCAGAGATATCAAGACCCGTCTGATCGACTCTCAACCCCAAGAAGCGGCTCCTGTGTCTCTCGGTGCGGACCGACGAGGTGTGGACGTCAACAAGCAAGGAAGCGCGTCATCCAGCGGTGGATGTTGTTAAATGTGCAGATGAATTGATTCCCAGTCGAGAAAAGgacagaggaggacgattgGCGTGAAGCAAAGACGTGCATGAGAGTCTTAGACTCGGAGTGGACGGGACGCTGTGTATGCGTAGGAACGGAAATACACGATGGTTCTCAATTCAAATTTTTTCCTTTTTTCCTTCATTCTAGTTTCTTCATGACTTACCATTTCAGTTCGTCCCCTTGTACTTTACGCGGAAGATATGCCATATCCTACCCAGATTGCGGTGGAAAGCAAAAGAAGTAACGAATAACAAGGTCTTTTGGATCATCTCAAACAAAGTCAAAGTCAGGTATCCTTTCACATGCTGATTGCCGCATCGACAACGGCAGTGTACACTACCGCTGCAATGGAAGATTTTTCGAAACAATCTCATCTAAATGCATAGAACCTCAATCATTGTTCCCTTTTCATCAAGCTCACCAAGTCCTACTTGAAGTACTTTGTAG contains these protein-coding regions:
- a CDS encoding mitochondrial 54S ribosomal protein uL30m — its product is MLFSRTRSIASSSIRYLSTAAASSSSASSVPSAPSSTATPTHHLITLIRSPIGLTSDSRRTLEALGLFRLRQSVLHPYGETTAGRILRVKELVHVSNVTKREGALLARRKRSEGSGVETSGRVYGGGKGLVAADRI
- a CDS encoding GTP-binding protein ypt2, which gives rise to MAGPHYDFLIKLLLIGDSGVGKSCLLLRFCDDSWTPSFITTIGIDFKIRTIELDGKRIKLQIWDTAGQERFRTITTAYYRGAMGILLVYDVTDEKSFNNIRTWHANIEQHASPGVNKILIGNKCDWDEKRVVTLDQGRALADEFGLRFLETSAKANEGVEEAFFTLARDIKTRLIDSQPQEAAPVSLGADRRGVDVNKQGSASSSGGCC